A region from the Longimicrobiaceae bacterium genome encodes:
- a CDS encoding peptidylprolyl isomerase, whose product MRTVAALAFSLFLAAPLAAQQATPPQPQPGEEVVDRVVAVVGDTVLLLSDVRTEMQRMQAQGQTIPTDPAGQEALFRQVVESRVNDLLLVEGARAAGITVTDAEVQDMVDRQVEQVRSSFPDTAAFTAALRQSNTTLAQYREQLTRQYSEQSMVQRFVGQRTAKMPRPPVSDAEARAYFDAGKESLGTRPANLSFQQVVIMPTASDSAKARARRTAEDVLAQLRAGGDFAQLARRFSGDPGSKERGGDLGWFRQGMMVRPFEDAAYSLRPGELSGVVETDFGFHVIRLEKVRGPERQARHILIVPEVGPADVALARTRADSVAAAARAGASVTELAAKYKTPVEQTTTRHLALDKLPPAYTLAFQSAAAGAVVGPFEVDANGKPTFVVAKLTERQESGPYDFADVAEQARDRVVEQKQMAQLVADLRRDTHVAVQL is encoded by the coding sequence ATGCGCACCGTAGCCGCACTCGCATTCTCGCTCTTCCTCGCCGCCCCGCTCGCGGCGCAGCAGGCCACGCCCCCGCAGCCGCAGCCCGGCGAAGAGGTGGTGGACCGCGTGGTCGCCGTGGTGGGCGACACCGTGCTCCTCCTCTCCGACGTGCGCACCGAGATGCAGCGCATGCAGGCCCAGGGGCAGACGATCCCCACCGACCCGGCCGGGCAGGAGGCGCTCTTCCGCCAGGTGGTGGAGAGCCGCGTGAACGACCTGCTGCTGGTGGAGGGCGCCCGCGCCGCCGGCATCACCGTGACCGACGCCGAGGTGCAGGACATGGTGGACCGCCAGGTCGAGCAGGTGCGCTCGTCCTTCCCGGACACGGCGGCGTTCACCGCCGCGCTGCGGCAGTCCAACACCACGCTGGCCCAGTACCGCGAGCAGCTGACGCGGCAGTACTCCGAGCAGAGCATGGTGCAGCGCTTCGTGGGCCAGCGCACGGCCAAGATGCCCCGCCCGCCCGTGAGCGACGCCGAGGCGCGCGCCTACTTCGACGCCGGCAAGGAGTCGCTGGGCACGCGCCCGGCCAACCTCTCGTTCCAGCAGGTGGTGATCATGCCCACGGCCAGCGACTCGGCCAAGGCGCGCGCCCGCCGCACCGCCGAGGACGTGCTGGCGCAGCTGCGCGCCGGCGGCGACTTCGCCCAGCTGGCGCGCCGCTTCAGCGGCGACCCCGGCAGCAAGGAGCGCGGCGGCGACCTGGGCTGGTTCCGCCAGGGCATGATGGTGCGGCCGTTCGAGGACGCGGCCTACTCGCTGCGCCCCGGCGAGCTGAGCGGCGTGGTGGAGACGGACTTCGGCTTCCACGTGATCAGGCTGGAGAAGGTGCGCGGCCCCGAGCGCCAGGCCCGCCACATCCTCATCGTCCCCGAGGTCGGCCCGGCGGACGTGGCGCTGGCCCGCACGCGGGCGGACTCCGTGGCCGCGGCGGCCCGCGCGGGCGCGTCGGTGACGGAGCTCGCGGCCAAGTACAAGACGCCCGTGGAGCAGACCACCACCCGGCACCTGGCGCTCGACAAGCTGCCGCCGGCCTACACGCTGGCCTTCCAGTCCGCCGCCGCGGGCGCGGTGGTGGGACCGTTCGAGGTGGACGCGAACGGCAAGCCCACCTTCGTGGTCGCCAAGCTCACCGAGCGCCAGGAGTCCGGCCCGTACGACTTCGCCGACGTGGCCGAGCAGGCGCGCGACCGCGTAGTCGAGCAGAAGCAGATGGCCCAGCTGGTGGCCGACCTGCGCCGCGACACGCACGTGGCCGTCCAGCTTTGA
- a CDS encoding S4 domain-containing protein produces MSGAAAPERIDVVLHRLCLTKSRNEAKTACDAGAVSLDGRKARPSDDVRAGQRLEVRYPGRTLEVELLEMPGKSTSKKAAKEMYRVLREERTPPL; encoded by the coding sequence TTGAGCGGCGCCGCGGCGCCCGAGCGCATCGACGTGGTCCTGCACCGGCTCTGCCTGACCAAGAGCCGGAACGAGGCCAAGACGGCGTGCGACGCGGGCGCCGTCTCGCTCGACGGGCGAAAGGCGCGCCCCAGCGACGACGTGCGCGCCGGCCAGCGGCTGGAGGTGCGCTACCCCGGCCGCACGCTGGAGGTGGAGCTTCTGGAGATGCCGGGCAAGAGCACGTCGAAGAAGGCGGCGAAGGAGATGTACCGCGTGCTGCGCGAAGAGCGCACGCCGCCGCTGTGA